A window of the Phragmites australis chromosome 20, lpPhrAust1.1, whole genome shotgun sequence genome harbors these coding sequences:
- the LOC133901714 gene encoding F-box protein At1g47056-like: MGQCPSVPRRRKPPPPPPILVSPPHLLTSIADVGEAAEDHTEDLPEELLALIFGFLGSGDRKRSSLVCRRWLAVEAASRLRLALDARAPLLAAAPRLLERFPAVSKLALKCDRRAESVGDPALALVADRLGPGLRRLKLRSLRAVTDNGVAALAAAAINLRKLSVGSCAFGAKGIEAVLRSCLQLEELSIKRLRGLADSEPIAVSGPRLQSLSLKELYNGQCFSCLITQSPNLKTLKIIRCSGDWDPVLQAVPREALLAELHLEKLQVSDRGVAALFGLEILYLAKVPEVTDVGLAAQAAKSPRLRKLHVDGSKANRIGDRGLAAVAQKCASLQELVLIGVNLTKSSLELIAANCPTLERLALCGADTFGDAEISCVAAKCAALRKLCIKACPVSDVGMDKLAGGCPRLVKVKVKKCRGVTSECAERLRASRHGALAVNFDTPGGAGELQDARSVDESGALDNAGSDVLPEDLDDRIGGPDLSSGSSGRSSRWKARMGALMTRSLSVSMFRRRTQGACYTARES; the protein is encoded by the coding sequence ATGGGCCAGTGCCCCTCCGTCCCCCGCCGCCGCAAgcctccgccaccgcctcccATCCTCGTTTCGCCGCCGCATCTCCTTACTTCAATCGCCGACGTGGGGGAGGCTGCGGAGGACCACACCGAAGACCTCCCCGAGGAGCTCCTCGCCCTCATCTTCGGCTTCCTCGGCTCTGGCGACCGCAAGCGCTCCTCCCTCGTCTGCCGCCGCTGGCTCGCCGTCGAGGCCGCCTCCCGCCTCCGCCTCGCGCTCGACGCGCGGGCgccgctcctcgccgccgcgccccgCCTACTCGAGCGCTTCCCCGCCGTATCCAAGCTCGCGCTCAAGTGCGACCGCCGCGCCGAGAGCGTTGGGGACCCGGCCCTCGCTCTCGTCGCCGACCGCCTCGGCCCGGGACTCCGACGCCTCAAGCTCCGCTCACTGCGCGCCGTCACTGACAACGGGGTCGCCGCGCTAGCCGCCGCAGCCATAAACCTCCGCAAGCTCTCCGTCGGCTCTTGCGCCTTCGGGGCCAAGGGCATCGAGGCCGTCCTGCGGTCCTGCCTCCAACTTGAGGAGCTCTCCATCAAGCGCCTCCGCGGCCTCGCCGACTCGGAGCCCATCGCCGTCTCCGGACCTCGCCTCCAGTCTCTATCGCTCAAGGAGCTCTACAACGGGCAGTGCTTCTCCTGTTTGATTACCCAGTCTCCCAACCTCAAAACCCTCAAGATTATCCGATGCTCCGGCGACTGGGACCCGGTGCTCCAGGCTGTCCCAAGGGAGGCCCTGCTGGCCGAACTCCAcctcgagaagctgcaggtcaGCGACCGTGGTGTAGCTGCTTTATTTGGGCTCGAGATATTGTACCTTGCCAAGGTGCCGGAGGTCACAGATGTTGGGTTAGCTGCGCAAGCTGCCAAATCGCCGCGCCTTCGTAAGCTGCATGTAGATGGATCAAAGGCGAACAGGATTGGTGACCGTGGGCTCGCGGCAGTGGCACAGAAATGTGCCAGCTTGCAGGAATTGGTCCTCATTGGTGTGAATTTAACAAAATCCAGTCTCGAATTGATTGCAGCCAACTGTCCCACCCTTGAGAGGCTTGCACTGTGCGGGGCGGATACATTTGGAGACGCTGAGATCTCATGTGTTGCAGCCAAATGTGCTGCTTTGCGTAAGCTGTGCATCAAGGCTTGTCCTGTGTCTGACGTGGGGATGGATAAGCTTGCCGGAGGCTGTCCACGCCTTGTCAAGGTTAAGGTGAAGAAATGTCGTGGGGTGACGTCCGAGTGTGCTGAGCGGCTCCGGGCTAGCAGACATGGAGCCCTTGCTGTGAATTTTGACACGCCAGGTGGTGCTGGCGAGTTGCAGGATGCTAGGAGTGTGGATGAGAGTGGTGCGCTGGACAATGCTGGGAGTGATGTGCTGCCAGAGGATTTGGACGATCGGATTGGAGGACCAGACCTTTCGAGCGGGAGCAGTGGCAGGTCATCAAGATGGAAAGCACGGATGGGTGCTTTGATGACGAGGAGCTTGTCTGTTTCCATGTTCCGGAGGCGGACACAGGGAGCCTGCTATACAGCTCGCGAGTCATGA